In Oryza sativa Japonica Group chromosome 8, ASM3414082v1, the sequence CAGAAGGATTGGCCGCGTTCTGGAGAAGTTCCAGCCGCGACTCAAAGCCAACCAGGAGCGCATAGACATCGCTCACAGAGATTGGACCGGTGCGTCCCGTGACTGACGAGACCACCGAGTTGTAGTCGAAATCCAGCCCGGCAAGAATGTAGGAGATGAGCTCCTCATCATCAACTGGTTTTCCTGCAGAAGCCATGTCATCCGCAAGAGATTTCATCTTACCGACATACTCCGCCATGCTCCGGTTTCCTTTCACGGTGGTGGAGAGCGCCATGCGAGTGTTGAGGATGCGGGCGCGAGATTGAGATGCGAAGAGGCTCTCAATTGCCTCCATCTGCCGCCGTTGTGAGTGTTGCCACCTGAGTGAGCACCTCACGCGACAGAGACGACAGCAGGTAGCTGAGAACCTGCTGTTCCTGCGCCTTCCATTGCACCAGCGCCGGATTTGCCACCTTCTCGGTGGTCTTGCCATCGTCCTTGGTGATGATGATCGTTGCAGCCGGTGCCTGATTGCTCCCGTCGAGGAAGCCGGCCATCTGTGCGCCGCGCAGCGCGGCAAGAACTTGCGCCTTCCACAGCACGAAGTTGCTCTTGGTGAGCTTCTCAGAAACTGTCTGCCCATTGAGAGCAGATGggttggaggaagaagacgccATTTGCGTCGGGAGTTGGGAGATTAGATTGAAAGATTGATTGGTGGAGGGTggaaggctctgataccatgtgatGGAAGCGATACCCTTCCTCCAGGTACGCCTGCATGTTATATAGGCTAGGAATAACCCCTAGCGTGGTACATACAAAGGATGAGAGATCTTATCCTATCTCTCTGTTAGTTACAACAAACTGAAGATAAGAACCAATCTATCTAGCTAACTATTCTTATCATCTAACAAGTATGATGATAAACCAACGATAATAATGGAAATCGATATACATACTCTGGTACAAGAGTCAAACTGCGCCGATCGATGGGAGTGACGCGGTAGTAGGCGTCAATACGGAGCGTTGGGGTTATACGTACGTGTATACTACATATCTGCAAGCACATAATTAATCCTCATATCTTCAAACGCGAGCAAAGACAgtactactcccttcatccgATTCGATATTCTTAATTTTTTGGAGAACGACATAATTTTTGAAGTATATCTTTAACTATATTGTCTATTATGacatatacaataaataaatacaaataAGTATTTACTCTAATAGTAAAGACTAAGAGGgactatatatatgttattctaGTGCTTTCAGTcgaaattttaaaagtttgaataCAACCTTATTCAAAACATTAAGAGCAATGGAACCGGAGAGAGTAATATAATTAGAGATTATAGTGTGTCGTATTTGTGGgttttacttaattaattaagccgGCCTGATCAGTGTCTACCTACACACTGGCATGGACTCTTGCAAAGTCAGATGGATGCTAATTTGTACTTTTGTGCAGGTATAGAGCGGTCGCGGCCCAGCCTCGATCGCTCACGTCCgcaccgtcgccgcgcgcgcgtgtgacacacgcacgcacgtacGTACGCTCCGTGCATCCGTccctcgccgccctcggtgCTATACTCCCCTCGCGTTAAGGGGGTGTATATCCagggtttaaaattttaacgtgtcacatcagatattatatagAATATCGTATAGggtgggcactaataaaaaactaattatagaattgGTTAGTAAACCGtgaaacgaatttattaagcctaattaatctgtcattagcaaatgtttactgtagcaccacattgttaaatcatggagcaattaggcttaaaagattcgtctggCCGCAAgctgtataattagttatttttttaacctatatttaatacttcggatgtgtttagatctaaagtttggatccaaacttcagtccttttccatcatatcaacctgtcatatacacataacttttcagtcacatcatctccaatttcaaccaaaatccaaactttgcgctgaactaaacacagccttcatgcaagtgttcaaacgttcgagtgacagggtaaaaaattttgaagtgggaTCTAGACAAGACCTTATTTATACAACATAAAAACACTATATCTATACTtctttaaaataaaaacatcgATGGTACAATCTGACAAGATAGGACCACCATCCTTCATCCTTCATCCAGTTTCAGACCCAGAGATCAATTGCCACATCTAGCAACAATATGAATACCCAATGGATAAAGCGCGAGGAGAGAGTTGCAGACCCAGAGCAGATTGCAGCCGGACTGACATGGATAGAGATTAGTAGATGGTGTGGCACTTTCGTTTGGTGGTAAAGTAAGCCATACTGTTAGTTACTCCTCTAAATTTTTTGCAGTGTAGCAAGCTAAAAGATGGAGTGAACCCATAAATAAATTCAACCTATAGTTATATGGCTAGAAACATAAATGTAGCTACTTTCTCTGTGCACGAGACACTAGAGATAGAACTACGTATGCACGGACCGGCTCATCACTAGAGGAGTAGGTGTCAACCGGTTTCAAGATAAATATCCCTATATaataataaacaaataaataaaatgaaagaaaattaaaaaaaaacacttgcaATTTTGCAAACAGATGCGCCAGGTTGCATGGACACGTGGCATTTCTCCCACGTTACTCCTGCATGCGTGCATGCCGCCACGTGTCCACCCCTCCCCGCCTTTAAAACCCGCCTCCGATCCCCTCTCCCCCAacaccatctcctcctcgtcatcgtcatcgtcttcctcctcgcgtcGCCGATCACCTCGCCAtggtgccgccggcggcgcacgCGCCGAAGAACCTGGGGCTGAGGGGGGTGCGGCGCCGGCTGTGGGGCAGGTGGGCGGCGGAGATCCGCGTGCCGCGGGGCCACCGCGCGGCCGCGAGGCTGTGGATCGGCACGTTcccgtccccggcggcggcggcgctcgcctaCGACGCCGCGCTCTACTGCTtccacggcggcgcgccgccggggaACCGCGCCTTCAACTTCCCGCACGCGCCGCGCCTCCGCATcgacgaccgccgccgccacgcgctcACGCCGGGCCACGTCAGGGCCATCGCCGAGAGGTACGCCCACGACGTCGGCTCCGTCCTGTTCCGcccgctccctccgccgccgccgcccgtcgccgccgccgccgtccccgtgtTCGCCGCACCTGCACCGcccatggcgccggcgccggccaacCATGCTGCCGATCCTTACTACTGCAACGAGCCTGACACCACCACAGACGAGGACGTCATGGCTGCGGCTGACCGCCTCCTCTCCATGGACATCGAAGAGGTCGCCGCTTTGATCGCCATTGTTCAGCAAGGAGAGTGACCATATCTACAACTTCTTAGCTAGCTAGTTACACCTTCTATGTAGCATGTGTACTATGCACTTTTGTGGTTGTGTTGTGCTGTCCTAATGGTGTAACTAGCCATATCAAGGAAGACATGCATGATCTAGAGTCTAGAGTACTCTAGCCATGGAATAAATTAACTTAGTCTGTACTTGGTCATGCACCTTGTGTATGATCCTTGTGTAAGAGAAGTGTAATAATCGGTTCTTGAAAAGGAACTGTTGTTATATATGAGATGGATGTTGTCATGAAATGGAAATTTGCAGTTGTTTCTCTTTGCAATCCGGTGTGATTTTGTAGTGGAAATTAACagaggaagaaaggagaaaaagaggcgCGAAATCGACCCATGGCGCgaaagtttgaatttgaaaatttttgagtGGAATGTTTAATTTTGCGGTATAACTTTCTTACAATTCATTCTGGGGGATGACAGAAGCATTCTATATGAAGATACTAGCTATCATGAACATATGTGAACTTTGGCAGGGTCGAATGTGAATTAATCAATTACCCTTTTCATATGCTAgcttggagtatatatatggggTCAAAATCTCATGCATGTAAATAAGTCCAAGGATTATGAAGCACATATATAAATGCATGAACTGAACATATATGAAAACAAATCTAGCCATAATGAGTTGTACCATCAAAGTCTATAGAATCAAGAACTTGTGTTAAAGAGCAGAAGGGCTTTCATGTTAAAGAGCAGAAGGGCTTTCATTAGAATGACTGATGTCTTTTTTCTTCCTATTTTCCACTCTATCCGGAGGAAGATAGTACAAGAGATTTAGGCAAGGGCTGcaagagatttttttaaaacttttttttgaagAGATTTTTTAAAACTAGCTAGATAGAAAGTGAAagaaccaaattaataatggaATTCCCGTTTCATCATAAACAAAAGTAATGGACTCCTCTCACCGAGCGCTCACGTGAACATTATAGTCATAATTTTGAGCCGAAAAACCCCTTCAAAATATGCTACGTATAGTACAAAACCATATATATTGTTCAGTCCGATATTTGCCatgttttttccttctttttaagCTTGTGTTAAGGGAGGGGACTCACTCGCGTGGTGTACGTGTGTCTTTGATGTCTCTGTGTAATCATACTTGTAAGTTCATGTATTTCACATTTTGtttgaaaaacatatatagtgtTAACAAGTTTCAAGCAGAGTTGCAATTAAAGTTACCGTTTCTTTTTTACTAGTTGAGACATGTCCAAGATTGATGCAACTACAGATGTGGGTGAGGTCAGGAAATGATGGCATCTACCTATCCTGAAGATGTCATGCACAAATAAATAAGTACTCTACTGATGAGTCTACTCATCAATTGCAAGCAGTTTTGGTTTATGCTAATTTTCAAACACATCAATCATTCAGCTATATCTCTCTTTTGTACTCGTGTGCACGTCATTCTAGCTTTGGGGCCTTGGACACCACACCGTGCATGCTGGTAGCGGGTAGCCTCGAATCGAACGGCAATAATATCCCTCTGTATCATTTtgtaataataatatttatataatttgtaTATGTACTTCCATCAGCAATCCGTTGTAGTCTAGCTGGTTAGGATACTCGGCTCTCACCCGAGAGACCCGGGTTCGAGTCCCGGCAACGGAATTTCTTTTTGGTTTCATAATTGTTGAAAGATTATTTGTTAACttttttgtggttttttttaTCTCCGATGTATGATCAATGAATCCAAAATTCTTGAAAGATTATTGGTTTTCAGATTCAGATGTTTGTTACTTCACCTTTTCATCTCTTCTCCGATGTATGATCATGTAGTGCGATCAAAAAATTGTTGAAAGATTATTCGTTTTCAGATGCTTGTTACTTCACCTTTTCATTTCTCTCTCTGTGATATATGATCACGCAAGCTGAAATTCCTAAAAGATTATTCATTTTCAGATCTTTGTTACTTCACCAAAAGTTCTCAGTGCAATGTCCCTTTTCCTAATTCTTGAGTTCGTCTTTTTTTACGAGAACTAGTGCTGAAGAAAACAGAGATTGTAAGCTGTGCAGTTTGATGCCTGAGTTTCACTGAAGCAGTCATAATGGAACTATATTACAAACTGCAATTTTTAGTTACATCGGCAACCAATTTTTCTCCAAACCATCCAACATATTTTCTCAGAATTCTTTCGTCTCGCTAAAAATCTCTGAATTCGATGAAGCCATCCGACTATGAAGCATCGATTTCAGCAGTTTCTAATGAGGAAATTtcaggctgctgctgctgaagctGAACCCACGAATGGTAGTCTCTCAGCAGCTGCTCCCCCAGCAAGGGCACGAGCCTGTCCAGGAGGCCTTGCATCAGCCTGCCAAATGTTCAGTTCTAATGTTAAACCAAAATGAAACTGGTAATACTGAACAGTGATTCAGTTTCAGTGTAAAAGATGTGCTTAAACATCTTGATGGGGTGATTGGATTGGAATTTAGTTCTCATCAGCATCTGGTGAGCACTTGTGTGTAATTTCTTTGAgatattttgccttttttttttactactgaACTTTCAGAAACTTCAGTGATTAATGTAGGGCCTTACAGGTTGCCTGGTGTCTCCACTGCTGACAATGGAAGCATGCTGAATGGCTTCGTGTAAACCTGTAATCCACATATGAAGAACTTCAGTGtacgttaaaaaaaaatcagatcatCTCTTAGTTCCGTAGAATCAGTAATTCAGTGAGCAAAACGGTTGAGGTGCTCTGTTCATCCAGATGCTGTATCTTCTCATGTAATATACCTCCAGAGTGACCTCCAAATTGACATCAATGTCCAAGCATGGTTCCTCACCATCGTCTTTCCAAGTTATATGGTTGCTCATAAAAGCTGCAAACATCAAACCTCTAAATCAGACACACATTTTATTTTGTTGCCCCGGAAAGgaagttcagagttcagagttcagactaaGCAGTAATGATTCGCATGGTTACAATGGTTAGCAAAACAGATGATTGACAACGATGAATTGATGACCAATCTACTAATTGCACAGATAAATCAGATGTCTCCACTCAAAACTGCAAAGAATTTTCAAGAACTGCGAGCCAATCAGCTAACCGAAGAACCTGAATTTTTTTACCTGAAAAGAGCTCATTCTGCTGCTCAACTGAGCCTGAACCCTCAAACTGCCACCAACAAAACGATCAAATCAAACCAAGATTAACCGTAGAATCGATCAATTGAGCAAGTGATTGAGACATCATGCAGAGCAATTCGCTTAATTCAGTAGTACCCTGCAGGAGAGCATCTCGACGGTGCAGTCGTGGCATGTCGGGGCGACGCGGAGGTCGAGGACGGGGGCGACCTGGAACCCGAGGAAGCCGATGCTCTGCAGCGTGCACCGGAACGTGTTCGCCCCCGGCGCCTCGTCCACCGCCGCGAAGCTCTGCAGCGCCCTCGTGTTCAGCAGCGACTCCACGCCGGCGGGCTGACGCAGGAACTCGCCGATGCCCccaacgccgccgccctccaccaccacgatcctctcccgccgcctcgccgacaGCCGCGCCCGCCTGcccctcgccctcgccgacaGCGATTGGCCGTCCTCATCGCCTTCGGCTTCGGCGTGCGCattgccgctcgccgccgcggctcgccatggccggcggcgaccggctgcaacggcggcgacgcTTGAGATTCGGAAGAGGCAGCAAGGTTTGGCAGCCACGAGCCTCATTCCATCGTCCACTCAGCTGAGCTCGAGCTCGCGCATGGAGTGATGCGAGGTTGGAGTTGGagaggagcagcggcgacggcgagccactGATCAGATGGCTTATCGTGTTCGCGGTTTGGCCATCTCTCTCTGTGCACAAGTGGAGCTCGATTTGTGGTCGGCTGCGTCGCGTTCTTGCTGTCGCGGTCATCGTCTTCAACCTGTTCACCAGTTCAATCTTTAGTTTTCGACATTTTTTTCGGAGGGTGCAATATATATCGAATCTTTAGTCTTCAACCTGTTCACCAGTTCAATCTTTAGTTTTcgaattttggaaattttgataaattttgttaaatttgaacaaattattaccaaattttaaaaatatttttttggccgAAATAATATTGTATCGCGGATCCAATAGAAccgaaattttagaaatttcgtTCCGAAAATTTGAACCCTGCTTACCACCACGGATTCACCACTTCCAACCTACCAACGCCACTACCCCAACTCACACATAAAACCACTTGTGTTTTCTTATCTAAGGATGAAAAAGGTCCGAAAATATGGAAACCACTTTCATAGTTATATTTCTTTCGGAACGGAATCGAAAACAGTAAAGAATAAAATGAAAACGGTAtcgaaaaatattggaaaaaccGGAAACGACGTGTTGGAAAACGATAATAAATATCAAAAACATTGAACGGCGAAATCACACATTTAACTTTACATagctatataaaatataataaattcaaGATTATACAATGTAAATTATAATTGTCTCTTTTTTTAGCCATGCACTTGATTTGGGTATGGAGTTGATGGGTATcagtcaaataaaaaaaaatgggtcATAGATGTTGACGTATTTACAAATATAGGGTAATAGATGGTAATTTTCATACAATTATGGTATAAAAATTCGGAAACACTCGATATAACAATAAAATAGTTTTCATTtgcatttctatatttttctactatttctatttttaattttgttggCAACAATTTTCACATAGCTCAGCCAGTCAAAATCGAGAACAAGTGTCGGTCAGTCAGGAATTTCTACGATTATTTTCACCCCTAGTCttatcttctctctcctttcctctttACCATCAaactattctaaattttaattggAACTTTTAACCATACTAATTGGAGTAAAATgctatcctaccaaaatttcaaaagttttctcaatactatcaaaatttaaaaaggcATCAAACTAAACACATAGTAAAAAACTATCAAAATTCGGTAACACtgaatcttgccaaaatttggcaatgttCTTGAACTGAGAGCGTATTACATCAGGCCATCAATATTCGATTCTAGCCACAATCCTAGCCGCCGGTTTCCAGCCCAGAATTAATTTCATTTAATTTGGGCAAAACCCTGGCTTAATTCTAGACACAAACAGGCTCTGGTCTCTTGGACCCAAATTCAACTTGGATAATTCCGACACAAACTCTATCGATCGAACGTACTCACGTGTACATATTCcgaggcgatcgatcgatctccacGCGCGACACGACGCGACTTGCATACGCAGTTACGCACGCATGCAGGCGAgccacctcgccggagattcAGCCCGTTCGACAACCCtaccgccggcgagcggcggcgtacGTGCGCCGGCCATGTCGATGTCGAACTTCGCGAAGATGGGGTACAGCATCTGCGGGAGCTTCGCGGCCGGCATCTACGTCGGCGTTAAACTGCGCGTGAGGCAGCAAGCGGTGGAGCGCTCGGAGGGGAAGAAGTACATCAGCAACATCGAGCAAAATCTCCAGAGCCTCAAGAATCTGTATGAGCGCGTCGagtagccgccgccaccgttcgTCGTCGAGACAACtgatccggccgccgccgcagctgagGAGACTCGCCGGAGCAGGAGAGATGCCGGCGAGCATTAGACGTCATGAGAAGTTCAGACATGCATGCACCCCGAGATGATATATGCTATAATAATATTAGCAACAGATTTACACGGCTGATTTTCAGTCTATTTAATGATTAATCATATATATTTGTCCCAATTTCAATCGGCTTAATTCATTCATGATGTGTTTTTAAatggatgttttttttatgtgttcGATTGATTGTGTTGTTTGTTACACACCGTACATGCATGATCACATTAAAGTATGAGAATTTTTACTGTACATGCAATTTAAGCCATTGATTTCGTTTGATCCAACGGGTGAGAAAGAGTTGTACCTAGTAGTACTGTCCACGTGATTTTACATAGCATAGAGAGGTGCTAAAGAAGTAAGGGTAGTTAAGTAATTTCACGTGtatcttcttcatcttcctcctgTCTTTTCTCTCTCCAAAAGATGCTGCATGCCTGCATCGATCGATGGCTCTCACCAGGGATGGATAGGCTAGCCggagtggaggtggagggggccGACGAGCCTCCGTGCATCACTTCCCCCAAGCTCGCTGGTGACATACGCCTACCGCGGCCCTTCCCCTAATCTCGCTGCCGGATTCGAGCACATAGGCGACCGACGTAggtcctcgtcgcctccgccgccgcgtagcAGCCTCCGATGCAGGCGCCGCCGTTCAACACCACCGGCGCCGACCACCCCTCCTGCTCCTCGTTACCTCGCCACCATGCAGACACCGCCGGCACCCAACGCGCCGCCGTCCAacaccccgccgccgacgcccccgGCACCACCGGCGCCGACCACCCCTCGTCCCGCTCCCACCACGCCCTTGCTCTTGGTTTGGACTTGCTCAGTTGCTCTTGGAGTCTTCGTTCACACAGTCACTCAGTCAAAGAGAAGGAGCATCACGAGCTGCTTAGCGTGAGATTTTCAATCTTACCCTCCGTGAATGAATGGCCGGATTTAAATTGGTACCTcaaggtaccggtacctcgaggtacaaTATGCTGGACTGGAGCAATGCTCTTAAAGTATACATGCAAGCATGGATGGAAGGGCGAAGACCCAAAGACCTCCTCGTACCCCTAGTCTACGCAATTTCTAAGAAGAGGAGAGAGTCCCTACACCAAGGAAAGGAGAATAATGTCTGGGTCGGAGATTTAGCCTTGGAGACAAACCCACATATCACAGTGGCCCTCGTGGAGCAGCTTGTGGCCTTTATGGACCGCAGTCCGTGGTGTGTAGCTAGACGAGGAAGAGTCTGACCAAATCTCATGGAAGTTCACACCCCATGACTAGTACTTGGCTTCGTCGGCCTATAAACACAATGCGTTGGCGTGCTCGACACAACCTTTGATTCATTGATCTGGAGGGTCTGGGCGCCAGGAAAATGCAAACTACACGCCTGGTTCATCATCCTGAATAAAGTCTGGACCTCTGACCGACTTGCGACCAGGGGATGATAGAACAACGGACGGTGCCCACTTTGTCGGGGAGAGGACGAAACGGCCTTGCACCTCGTCACTAGGTGCAGATACACTAAAAGGACGGATTGGGTGGCCAATCATCAGCTTGAGCCTTGACACTGGGAGACTACTCAGTCGGTCAATGAATGGTGGGAAGTGCCAGCCACTTTGGCTGGCATTCCCAAGAAGGGATCCCGTACCATGATCCTCCTCATCGTTTGGGAAATATGAAAGGAATGAAACCAGCGGATCTATGAGTACAAGGAGGCCACAACTTCGTATCTTCTCGCGAGAATAAAGGAAGAAGTCGACATGTGGGGTTTGGCGGGCGCTAAGTGCCTTAGTGAGCTTGTTCCGCACCTTGTATAGTGTACAGTTTTTCTTGGCTTTTGCCTTTTCTTTGCTCTTAGGGGTTGCATTTTTCTCCCACTTTATTTAATGAAAAAAGCACACTCTCG encodes:
- the LOC4346073 gene encoding ethylene-responsive transcription factor ERF015; amino-acid sequence: MVPPAAHAPKNLGLRGVRRRLWGRWAAEIRVPRGHRAAARLWIGTFPSPAAAALAYDAALYCFHGGAPPGNRAFNFPHAPRLRIDDRRRHALTPGHVRAIAERYAHDVGSVLFRPLPPPPPPVAAAAVPVFAAPAPPMAPAPANHAADPYYCNEPDTTTDEDVMAAADRLLSMDIEEVAALIAIVQQGE
- the LOC4346075 gene encoding uncharacterized protein, which gives rise to MRLVAAKPCCLFRISSVAAVAAGRRRPWRAAAASGNAHAEAEGDEDGQSLSARARGRRARLSARRRERIVVVEGGGVGGIGEFLRQPAGVESLLNTRALQSFAAVDEAPGANTFRCTLQSIGFLGFQVAPVLDLRVAPTCHDCTVEMLSCRFEGSGSVEQQNELFSAFMSNHITWKDDGEEPCLDIDVNLEVTLEVYTKPFSMLPLSAVETPGNLLMQGLLDRLVPLLGEQLLRDYHSWVQLQQQQPEISSLETAEIDAS